The genome window CCTCAGTATTCTATCTTTTATGGGAGGTTTTCATGGAAGAACCATGGGTACATGAAATACTTACATAAACACAACTTATTGCTGTTCTCTAGTAGTGCTGTGTGGTGTGGTTGTTAAATGttgcactcaatgtacttgcaCAGGAACCACTCCACTTTGCTGCTCCGTAATTCTCAATTCTTTGCCGTATTTTCTATTTGTGTTAAACTACGGTCAATAAAACCGTTTTCTGTTTCATGGGTCACATTAAAAGAAGACCAGGAAAAAGAGCTATGATGCTCTTTGAGCTGGGTATAGACATAAAGATATGTTAGATCAAGATATATTATTGGTAGATATGGATGTTAATCTGAAGCACACCCTAAATACTGCACGGCGAACaaccatgaaaatgaaaaggtagTTATCATTGTGACATTGTCGATTTATGGCTAATACAATGTTTATGCCTTGTTAAGGTTGCTTGGCAACAACACACTCCAAAGCAATCCACAAGCTGGATGTGCCATCATTTGACTGGCCAATTGCACCATTCCCCAGACTGCAGTACCCACTGGAGGAATTTACCAGAGAGAATGCGCAGGAAGAGGCCCGCTGTCTGGAGGAGGTAGGCTGTTTGTTTACTGAGCGgacatgtgtatgtgcacagtCCAGAAGAACAGCTGTCACTTTATATGAGCAGTTATAACTGCGCTATTGGTCTTTTTGCTTCCTCCTtctaattgaaaaaaataaaaaactgaatgaaaaaaggCAACAAACATAGAATTAAATTATGCTTCTCAATTAATGCAATCTAGAGAACAATTGACCGGAAGTAACATTCATACTGTCATGtcatcttattttgtattttgtatttttttattttccattgcttTTGCTGTTGCTATTGCTacgcatgtgtgcgtgtgtgtgcgtgtgtgcgtgcgtgcgtgcgtgcgtgcgtgtacaTGTTACGACTCTCATGTGCATGTCCAGGTGGAGGACCTGATCGTAAAGTGGAGGCAGAAGGGGAAGCCTGTGGCAGGGATTGTAATTGAACCAATCCAGGCTGAAGGCGGGGATAACCATGCTTCCCCAGACTTCTTCAGAAGCCTCCGCAACATTGCACGCAAGGTAACAGTTATTGCTATGGCAAACTCCTTTAAGAGGCCTGAGCTTGTTCTGCTCTGAGGTGCATCAacttcagttcaattcaattttatttatgtaggGCCgaatcacaaccaaagttgtctcaggacactttacatttagagcaggtacagaccaaactctttatctacagagacccaacaattccctcatgagcaagcacttggcgacagtggcgaggaaaaacttcctttaaggaggcagaaacctcgagcagaaccagagagatagagagagacaaaatGTCTATGCCTATGTGATATGAAATGCATCAAATATTCCCAGTAGTAGCTTATGATGGATGTTCATTGGCTAAATAACATTTTACAACAGAGTAATAATTGGATAATAAATACTGGATTTTAGTGCATTATGCACATTGACGTCAGAGTGAGATTGTTATTCTCTAGTAAGTGCAAATCTTTACCACAGCATGTATATTCATCTATAACAGGGTCAGTGATGAATTCCACTGCAGAGATCTCGGGCATTAGGTCTCAACTTTCATCTATTTCATCCATACTGCTCCCAGGAGAAGggtttctctccttctcttcaaCCCAAACATGAATGAGGAAGCTCCTTTGCACTGCTAGCCAGGTTAATGCTAGCTTATAACACAACCCTGCATGACCACACATCCTGCACATGATCTTGGAGTTTGTGCTTGGAGGGGTAAGAAAACACTCGGCTACAACTCTCTGACCTACTCTGCCCATATCTCTGGAGGGCAAGTGCGCATCAGTTACAGACCCCTGCCACTAAACCACCTGCCCACACTATAGaccaggcatgggcaaactacggcccaagggccatatgcggcccgttactTTTTAATCCAGCCCGCCaaacttgaacaaattatatcaataaaccttgttaatgttttattttccctgcaattctggctttttcccaatagatggcgcactctagatacattgagctttgttgaggtgcggcgtattactccacgtttgcgctttactcttcgacctGTAAAGATGAGCGcagctaagaaaagaaaagtggacagagaatgtccagtttttaataaggagtggacagctaaatatttttgactgaacactgatcagctgctgtatgcctgatatgccaagagactgtggcggagtttaaagactatgatacagcaagaaaactgactacagactttgatgcgctggataaaaagggagaccaacaacactgttcccactgaaatttaaagtatgtttctCCGttttgttatgtaaaaaatgcatctgaaaataatttcttcaataaGCCTTACATGCACATATgtaagggatgcacatatgtggtgcgcaggtgcacgtacgttctcaaaaccaagtgcgcaaatgcagtgcgatcaaatataacgcgctccacatactggcgtgttgtcactgttccgtcctcgcgctgctcgttgagttttggcattagggatgattgaatagaagcagaggacaagtagacctgcatctcctaccgttttttaaatatAGACAGTCAGGAgaagagtgatgatgatgatatcctgaaggataacacaactttcagtgctttaaaataataaaaacatattttattcatttaattttcagtgttttaagagtcatttcaataaatagctcagttctgggggacttcaaagacagatatttagttgtaatgcttttgttcattttcaattgaaattaaagctcatgttttctacatatctcgtgatattttattttctcttatgaggtggattaccaaaacactccatccatctgctcctggtccgtccccccagtcaaattttagaaccctttgtggcccacaagtgaaaaagtttgcccacccctgctATAGACCATGTACTTACTCCTGCCTCCACTGCTCACAAAACCTGCATCTGATGTGGAGACTCCTGTGGACAGCACTGCTACTGCTCTTGGTTTTATCAAGATTCTAACTATTTCTGGACTAGGTGTAGTAGCATGGAATAAACTCCATCTTAACTGCAAAGGAACAAGACAGTAGAACACAAACATCACTGGCAGTTTGCAGGCACCATGGAAACAAGCGAGCACTGGGATGATAGGCCTTAATAGCTACACACACCATCTTccatgtatatgtatatatatatatatatatattgatcGGCTTGTAAATTCTACTCTTTCAACTGTTTCGTGTGGTTGGTCATGTAGGCAGTCGTTAACATATGCACAATTGAAATAACTCACTTACTGTTCCTCACCAACACCAAGTATTTCTAGCAAAAGACGGGAAAGGACAATACAAAACCTTCGAAAGTCTTCAGTGAAACTGTGgtaatggaaaaaaatattgaaatgatGCTCTGTGATCCTTTCTAACTCTTCTAGTTCAGTTTTGCAGTGACTTGgtttgtaaaataaagaaacaatcATCTGTGATGCAGCTGAGATCCTGTCATAGAGCTTCTTATCTTACAACATCCAAAGCATTTGAGCGAGTAAATTAGTATCAGGCAGTGTGCACTTCACCCCCGGTTCCCCTGTTTGTCAACACTAACTCGACTGTTGGCCTGGGGAGGATGTAGATTGCTTGGCAGGTTCTCTCCATACCCACAACCAGCCAGTGGGTTCATAGCTATTAGGACCAGAGCTCTCATTGGTTTATGTCCTGTGAGTGTAgccagttgtttttgtttgcaagGTTGTATCTTGCATGGTAGGCTCTGCCACCAGTACATGAatttgtgtgggtgggtggatgctgacttgtgttgtaaagttGTTTGAGTTTTTGGTAAGATCAGAGGAGCACTATATAAATGCTGTCCATTCACCATTTACAGAAATGGGCTCGTGGTGTTTTTAAGGAGATGGGTGGGTATGTAGTGGGAAGCTTAAAGATGGTACAGAAGTGATTTTAAACTCTCATTTCAATTTGAATTCTCAGTTCAACAAGTttgttaaaacatgtttttttcatcttagAAACATCGCAACTAATAAAGTCAGATGTCAGAGAGATGCTGAGGCTAAGGAAATATTCCTCATGCTTGTATTAATAGCCGTTTAGACTATTGATTTTCCCTTTTGACTGGATTACATAAAGTTTTAAGACACAGCACTAGCTACCTGCATCTTTTAGAAATGATTTTAAAGTTCTTTTACTTGTTTATAAAGATTTAAATGACCTTTGTCCTCTCTACATCagagattttctttcatttatgtTCCAGCCAGGTCACTAAGgtctttgttgctgctgtttacatttttgctgctttgaatCAAGTgatcttgttttgtcttcttgtcTACTTTGTACTTTTAATACTAGCCTTTAGAAATCTTCATAAATCTTGTATTTGTACTGTAGTATAGTGGTAGTTTTATGCAGCTGTAGCCGACCAGTCGTGAAGACGTGAAGTGATACCCACTTGTGTATCATTTGGCATGTACTTGATACTTGGGGTGTACAAACCCTATAATGATGTCACTATGGTGTGTCGGCACTCGTCCAGCTGCTGTGATATCTGGTTCTGGTGAACGTCTACTGTCCATTGTTGTGGGCCTGATAATTGGCATGACACCATGGGTACTGTCTTCTACTGAACCGTTCCTATGAAGACTTTCCTGCGCAATTTCCAACTCTTTGATTTTCTGTCAATGACTGAATagcttttccttcctttcctcccacTTGCATTCATGATATGTGTCCCTCTGGCACTTTCCCATACCTCAGTTTGTTAACCTTTTTTGTCCCCAGCATGGCTGTGCTTTCCACGTGGATGAAGTCCAGACTGGTGGAGGGAGCACAGGAAAGTTTTGGGCCCATGAGCACTGGGGCCTGGATGATCCTGCTGACATTGTCTCCTTCAGCAAGAAACTTCTGACTGGTGGCTACTACCACAAGGATGAATTACAGGCTGATAAGGTTTGTGatgtttaaaaagtttttttacattgaaatgCAGACCTCATACCTTGTGTTTCAGATTTGAACAAGACAAAAAGTCTAAATCCCTGATTTGTTCGACAGGCCAAACAACATACTGATGATCTAGCTATTCTTTGTTTCTTTACTCAGTATATCATGGATGTATTTCAAACCTTATCTTTTGACTGTGGTTCACACGTGGTCAAACTTACACAGTAGTGTCTTCACGTGTAAAGTCGACGAAATAGTGCTGGAGTGTTATGTTCCTGTCATTTGTCACCTCTTAGATCTCAAAAGATGTTAATAACTGTCTGTTGTCTACTTTTTTCAGCCATACCGTATCTTTAACACATGGATGGGCGACCCATCAAAGAACTTGCTCCTGGCTGAGGTTCTCAATGTGATTCGCAGAGAAAACCTTCTGGAGGAGGTGACCCGTTCTGGGAAAGCCTTGCTAAACGGCCTTTATGAGTTACAggtattttgtttgtgtgtgaaggtgtgtgtatatgtaaatgtatgtatgtatgtgcagttTATCTATCAGGTCCAAACCTTTGCAAGTTTTTATTTGCCAGAAATGAAAGTGATCATGACACTACGATAGTTGGCAGCtggaaaaatgcacaaacaaacaattacaGCACTTTCACAGCCTCATATTGTGGTGCATATCATCTCATCACCACTGGATGTCCGATGGGCCTTGCAGGCTCCCAAAAGGGCATTCATGGACATAGCGGACTTCTCCAGTGGGGTTGCTGTAATTGATGGGAGAGTTATGTTCATGGTAGAGTTATGTCAATCAATGCAGCAACTTACATTAGCATTATAAGGCCTATCAAATAGATGACATACTAAAATTACCGGCCTGGTAGCAAATGTaagcaaataaatacaacaaatttCAGCATGTGAACAGATTGCTGCGTAAGTAGGCCTgtgttttcaaatattttgtaaCCTACTTTTAAGGTATGGCTTACAATATATTCAACAGAAATGTTTATTACATAAAATAATATCCATAATTACAATGTCTTAATAGAGACTTCTATGATCAGGTCTATCAATTTCACTGTCCATTATCTTTAAGAATGTTACGTCTTTTTATCAACCAATCACaccttttaaaaatgtgtgtcatACCTAGCAACGGGGTCAAGTCCCTTCCTGCTCAGAGTTACTCTGAGAGTTTTCCTAAATCACTTTGAAGCTAGGACTCCTTGCTAGATTTTTTTAAGTCAGGAGCTCTGGGAGTACTCTGAGATGTTTGTGTACAACATCCAATACAGCCTTTTTTCAACTTGCAACAGCTTTCAACGTCTGCAGTTTCCATCCATTGCtcatatattttacacagccATAGAGTGATTGTCAGAGCAAATTGTTCTGAGCAGGCTAAACCAAAGCCGTCTGTGTGAGGCCTAACATTTGACAAATTCTTATAGTCAGCCCCTCATCCCTCTACCTGCCAGGCAGTGAATCCACATCAGGAGCAGAGGATAGGATCATGACTGATTGCTATGttatacatttcttttaaacagccagtgttttaatgaagaatgttgtttattttatttagaatttacatttgttttcaggaaGATAATATTGTTTTTAGAAAGCAAATTTGCTGCGTTGGtatatttcaaataaattctGATCCTGTTTTGAATTGATTTTGCTGgacagcaataaaaaaagaaccGGTTAGAACATTGACAAGGTACCAGACTGACCAGAGATTTTATATCTCTGGGTGTATTAGACCATTGTGGGTTGTATTACAAGTTGTAAATCAAGACTCAAGGTGATGTGTGTAATATTGAATTTGTATGTTGTCAATCATAAACAGGCTAACTGTAGTTTACTTGGACCATGCTTTCCATGAATATGACCTTAATATGAACAATATGTTTCTGGTCCCCAGGCTCAGTATCCTGGTATACTGAGCCGAGCTCGAGGACAGGGGACCTTCTGTGCCATTGATGTCTGTGATGAAGCAACACGCAACAGCATCCTGCTTAAGGCCAGAGACAAAGGTATGAAGTACATCACCTTTCATTCTTTTCTTATGCAGGGggttttcatttattctttgtGGCACCCTCTCATTTTGAATGATTTAACGTGTGGGCAGTCATGGATTGGCCCTCCAGGTTAGCCCCTGCTGTGGGTATCCACTGGTAACACAATGAGCATGGCATAACATACAAAATGCTGTACTATCCTATATTAACTTAACCCTCCAACAAACCTAGCTGGCAGCATTAAATATTAGATTCCGGTTTTGAGACCAAAGTTTATCTTCCATAAGagattatattatatattaaaaacaCCAATGAGTCACCACTGGTTTGTGTTTGGAAtacaattcaattcagttttatttatatagctccaaatcacaaccaaagttgtctcaggacactttacatctagagcaggtacagaccaaactctttatctacacagagagagagagagagagagggggagagagggagagagagagagagagggagggagatcacagttttgacagctgtaatagatttataggtatatGAAATGCATATGGCATAGTATATGACTAtgtgttatatttatttatgtatgtgatgtattaacatattaatagaagatagtatatgaacatagtatggcactaataataatggtagcaaagctaataacaataaaagttgcagtggatgtctggCAGGGCCACGGCAGGAATTGCAGCTCTAATCAgtagtccagttttagctgctctccATTCTGACCTCCGAGACGAGAAAGaacaaagactccggggaagaagccgAGTTAGTAACGTGACTTGATAGGACAGGAActcatacagatggagagggagagaagaacagagttttgggtgtcattggaagtccctcggcagcctaatcctatggcagcatagctaggggctggtccaaggcaagcctgagccagataaaaatataaaatataagatTTATCAAAAAGGAACGTTTTAAgcctcttaaatgtagagagggtgtctgtcTCTCGGAGAAATATGgtctctgttcctgttttttgtcagaacacgtgccgcagcattctggattagttggagAGTATTTAACAACGAATTggcctgatagtaaggaattgcaataatccagcctggaagtaacaaatgcatggactagtttttctgcatcattttgagacaggaagtgcctgatttttacaatgttacgtAGGtagaaaaaggcagtccttgagATTTGTTTTACgtgggagttaaatgacatatcctgatcagacatgactcccagattccttacgGTGGTACTGGGGGCCACCgcaatgccatccatagttactaTCTGATTGGATAGTGGGTTTCTAAGGTATTTAGGCCCAAATAcgataacttcagttttgtttgaattcaataacaaaaaattgcaggtcatccaggtctttatttacttaagacacacttggagtttagtcaactgattggtttcctctggcttcattgataaatataccTGAGTATCATTTGCATAACAATGAAAATCTAATATATGTaatgtttcctgattatgttGCCTAAAGGAAGCAGGGTGAATAGGATCGGTCCAAACACAGAACCCTGCGGAACTCTGTGACTTGCTTTAGTGTACACAGAGGAGACATCATTAACCTGTACAAACTGAAGTcgttctgaaaagtaggatttaagCCAGCTGAGTGCAGTTCCCCTAAGGCCAATGAGGtattccagtctctgtaataggtTACCATGGTCAATGGTGTCAAATGCGGCACTGACATCTAGTAATaccagtacagagacaagtcctttgtctgatgcaattaCAAGGTCGTTTGTGACTTTaaccaatgctgtctctgtgctatggtgcactctaaatcctgactggaaatcctcaaataaactattgttatgtaaaaagttgcacagctgactagcaactgctttctcaagaattttagagagaaagagtAGGTTAGATATAGGTCTGTAGTTGGCTAAGACCCCTGGATAGGCTTTTTGAGgaaaggttttattacagctactttaaagaactgtggtacatagcctgttgacagagacaggttgatcatgtcTAACACAGAAGATCCAATTAAGggtaaaacatgtttaaacagCTTGGTCGGGATGGGATCTAAgatacaggttgatgattttgatgaggaaattgttgaaATTAGTCCGTAAAGCTTGACAGGAGAGAAACTGTCTAAAAAGTACAACAGGTTTAACAGCTGCTGCTATGGTTTCtatatttgaagataaatcagtaccCACTGAGGGCAGTAGTTGCTGAATTCTGTCTCTAATAAGAAAGAAACTCATGAAGTCGTTACTAGAGGCTTAAGGGAATACGTGGATCGATGGAATTATGACTGTCAGCTCCCCTTGATAAAACAGGGAGGGCAAGAACACTAGAACTAGAACTGGGCATTTAGAGTGTTCTTGTTTGAATGTGGAATTGGGCCAAGGAAGTGCTGGGGCTGAGGTCACATTCTGTagagaatgaaataaaaacgaTATATTCTTTAGTCAGCTCAGAAGAGGATGACCCAGTGAATTTCATTTGggataaaaaaacacttttgtctTTAGGAAATTCAATTGAATTTCagttgagttttatttatgtagcaccaaatcacaacaaaggTTATCTCATGACACTTTTCATATCGAGCAGGTCAAGACCATTCTCTTTAATTTACCAACAGAGACCCAACACttcccccatgagcaagcacttggtgatGGTGGCgaggaaaaatgtctttttttaatgggCCGAAACCTCAAACAGAACCTGGCTTTTGGTCGGAACCATCTGCCTTGACCGGTTGTGTTGAGAGTTGAATAGTGGCAACATTGGTGGTACCTGGATACAGCACACCCCATTGTGTTAACTCCGGATAAATTGAACAAGTTACATCAGTACattgtctgaaaatgttttattgacaCTGTGTTAAATGaaccaaaataaaatttgaTCTTTTCACAATTAACATTCATGTGAAGGTGCATGACAGATAATTGTCACTAATCTGTGTGGATACATAGTAACAGTGTCATCGACAGGTGTTCTCCTGGGAGGATGTGGGGACCGATCGATCCGCTTCCGTCCTGCCCTGGTTTTCAAAGAGTACCATGTTCACATCTTCCTCAACACCTTCAATGACGTGCTGGCCCTGCACAAATAAATCCTGACCCTAAAGGAACCGGACTGACACTACAAGAGCCTGAGTTAATCCAGAGTGGGGGGAGGACAGTCCATGTCACAATAAGAACAATCCATATAATAACTCACACAGATAACCCTTATATCCTCTGTGTCAACACCAATCTTCATCTCCTTAGCCacaaatgataatgatgatgtaCCTTTGCTTCCATTAAGATGTACTTGGAAAACCATCCAGGTTCCAGTCGATAGTAACTGAGAATTTCACAATGTTTCtctaaaataaatcaaaatgacaaaactcCAGAATCTTTCCCATCTGCTTTCACGTTCTTCTTATGACAGATTGTCCATCATGTCAGCAAATCTagcatgttttgtttctcaCCCTTTA of Chelmon rostratus isolate fCheRos1 chromosome 17, fCheRos1.pri, whole genome shotgun sequence contains these proteins:
- the abat gene encoding 4-aminobutyrate aminotransferase, mitochondrial, with translation MASCLISRQFALSLQKCSWLSGPACRYVSKAAPKTQVEFDYDGPSMKTSVPGPRSQELTKQLADIQNVGAVNFFCNYEESRGNYLVDVDSNRMLDIYTQISSIPIGYNHPALLKLMANPNNLSAIVNRPALGILPPENFPDKLTESLLSVAPSGMTRVQTMACGSCSNENAYKAMFIWYRNKERGHNTPSEEDLSTCMINQGPGCPDLSILSFMGGFHGRTMGCLATTHSKAIHKLDVPSFDWPIAPFPRLQYPLEEFTRENAQEEARCLEEVEDLIVKWRQKGKPVAGIVIEPIQAEGGDNHASPDFFRSLRNIARKHGCAFHVDEVQTGGGSTGKFWAHEHWGLDDPADIVSFSKKLLTGGYYHKDELQADKPYRIFNTWMGDPSKNLLLAEVLNVIRRENLLEEVTRSGKALLNGLYELQAQYPGILSRARGQGTFCAIDVCDEATRNSILLKARDKGVLLGGCGDRSIRFRPALVFKEYHVHIFLNTFNDVLALHK